From the genome of Thiovibrio frasassiensis:
TTTTTTTGGCGATGGTCGCCCGAATCGTGTCGGCCTGGGCCGCAGCCTCGCGGAGTTTCGCCTCGCCCTCGTCGTATGCCGCCTGGGAAACCGCGTGTGTCTCGATGAGTTGGCGGAGGCGCTCGAAGTTGACCTTGGCCAGGGCGGCCTGCGCTTCCGCTGCCTTGAGCTGCGCTTCCTCGGAAGAGGTGTCCTGCTGGAGCAGGAGGGAGCCTGTCTGTATCCAGGTGCCTGGAGTAAGGTCAATGCGGGACACCTTGCCGGGCAGTTCCGCGGCAACGGTCACGCCTTGCGCCGCTTCCAGCGAACCCACCGCGGAGAGGGTTCTTTCCCAGGATTCCGAGTGGGCCTTAGCCGTGGTTACCGTTTCCGGCGGCGGGACAAAGCTGTTCTTTTTGCCCACCATCTTGAAGATCTGCAGACCTTTGATGCCGGCAAGGAGGCCGATCACCAGGAGCAGGCCCAAAATGGAGAGAAGGATGCGTTTTTTCATGGGCGTAATTCTTTCACTGGGCGAAGGTTTTTGAGGAAAAGAAAGGGGGAATCCTTCTGTTTTTTGTCTGAACGGCATGTGCTGTGGAGGATAAGTTAAATACACATTTGACTTATCCGTCCGGTCCCGTCAAGGTTTTTTTGGTTTTTCGTCTGCGCTTCTTGTGCACCCCAGCACTGGGTCCGTCTGAAAAAAAAATGGTGGCTGCGCTCTTCTTGGGGGGCTTGCAGGTGTAGGGCGGACAAATATGTAACCATTGCCCGCGTGAGGCTTCAAAAATGTAGATGTTTTCCTTGGCGCCTATTTTGGGCCTTTTGTTATTCTTTCTGATTAGTTGAATGTTTTCATTATGTTATCTTATTTTTCCCTGCGCGGGGTTGCTGGCATGAAACTTGATATGCAACAGGCTGAAAGGATGCGACGCCGGAAAACCCCTTGCGCAACCGTTATATTCTGGTAAATATAACGCTATGAAAAACAAAGCACGTCAAGAAAAAGTGGGGGAGGGCTTCGCGTGGCGGGGGCGGCTCTGGCTCGAAGGGCAGGAGGGCACCTTTCTCGGCTATGGCCGGGTGGTGCTGCTGGAGCAGATCCGGGAGTCCGGCTCCATCGCCCAGGCGGCCCGGGGCATGGAGATGTCCTACAAACATGCCTGGGATCTCCTCGAGTCCATGAACCGTCAGGCCGGCTGCAAGCTGGTGGAAACCTCACGGGGCGGCAAGAGCGGCGGCGGGGCCAGGCTCACCCCGACGGGGGAGCGGGCCATCGCGGTTTTCTGGCAGTACCACGCGCGCTTTCAAGAGGTTTTGCAGGAAATGACCGCGCAGTTGGGGGATGTGCTGGGTGAGGCGGGAAGTGGTGATCGTTCCTCCTGAATACAGGCCGTATATCTTTTTCATATTCATTATAAGGAGCCATGCCATGGTGTTGCGAACCCT
Proteins encoded in this window:
- a CDS encoding winged helix-turn-helix domain-containing protein, with the translated sequence MKNKARQEKVGEGFAWRGRLWLEGQEGTFLGYGRVVLLEQIRESGSIAQAARGMEMSYKHAWDLLESMNRQAGCKLVETSRGGKSGGGARLTPTGERAIAVFWQYHARFQEVLQEMTAQLGDVLGEAGSGDRSS